ATGAGCAATCCCCACCTCCACCACCGGGCTGCAAGCATATGAGACATCAATGGCTAGGAGCTCCAGCCTCTACGTTTATCAATTCCCACACTCACTGCATAATCCAATTTGATAGTTTGATATTATATTTAACAGACCTGTTCGATTAAATTACAAGGATCTAACTTATGTTACGAAATCCGGTACCACATATAAGTGAACGTGGATTGAATGACTTGGAATCTTTCCAAAGATATGTTAAGCAGACCAACGATAATCTGATTCAACTGAACTCGAGGGTCTATATGGCCACTATTTCAGCATCCAAAGAtattttgtttggtcataaggATTAAATAGTATTTTTGCTATCACTTTAGATTGATTTTGcatttgattaaatatctgggatagttttatggtttttttttttgtcaactttggTCACTTTGGACctttaatcctcaaactgaggtaaggAGGGGTCGAACCCCTCACGCCAAGGCCCGAAGGCAGAGCTCAGTAACCACTTGGCTACGAGCTTAGTTTTATGGTTAGAACTAATATTTAGGTTGTTTTAGGCAAATTCCCATATATTATTACTGTGGTCTTATGcatacaaaataattagttaaagaAATCAATATCAGTATGAAATTGggaaaaatgttatttaaatcATCAACTTTCAAATTTAGTTGAAATAAAGCACCAACTTTTCagtaagcaaaaaaaaaacattcaactTTTATTAACTAATCATTTTAATCACAAACTTTTGTTGAACATATTATTTTAGGCATATCGTTAGTCAACAGTTATAATTGACTAATGGTATGTCTAAAGTAACTTTTAAAGTTGATGCGTTTTTGACactatattgaaaatatatatttaataactataacactaataataaaataagaaagaattcaaacaaaaaaaaataatttttttcattttatcaaagtaaaagtttatatatttNNNNNNNNNNNNNNNNNNNNNNNNNNNNNNNNNNNNNNNNNNNNNNNNNNNNNNNNNNNNNNNNNNNNNNNNNNNNNNNNNNNNNNNNNNNNNNNNNNNNAACCAAAGGGACTTATAACTCCACAGAAGGGTCTTAGGCAGGGGATCCCCTATCCCGTATCTGTTTATCTTGTGCACGGAGGCTCATCTTGCAAATATTAAGAAAGCGGAACAAGGAAAACAATTGACGGGAATGAAAGTGGTGAAAGCTTGTCCATCAATATCCCATCTGCTGTTTGCAAatgatagtcttttcttttgtaaagcGCAAAAGGAGGAATGTGAGACTATCCTCAAGATTTTAAAGGAGTACGAAGCGGTCTCGGGCCAACTGATCAACTTTCAAAAATCGTCGATTCAATTGGACACAAAATTGATGAATTTAGGAAGGTAAGAGATGAGGGATATACTGGGGATACAGAATATAGGTGGTATGGGGTCCTATTTGGGATTACTGGAGAACTTAAGTGGTTCTAAGGTACAAGTTTTTGGGTTTGTACAAGATCGTTTAGACACCAGGATAAATGGGTGGACATTTCGATATTTTACTAAAGGAGGGAAGGAAGTGGTTATTAAGTCAGTGGTTACGGCTCTACCAAATCATGTAATTTCATGTTATAGATTACCAAAAACTACTATAAAGAAGCTAACGAGTACCGGTCGCAAAATTTTGGTGGATCCTGGAGGAAGTACGAAAGGTATGCATTGGAAATCATGGCATAAAGTGTGTCTCCCTAAGGAAGAAGGTGGACTGGGTTTCAAAGACAGCATGAATTTTAATACGACGATGCTTGGAAAGCAACTTTGGCGCCTAATAAATAAACCAAACACTATATTCTCTCGAGGTTTAAGGGTCGGTATTTCAGGAATGCTTCACTCCTGGAACCAATCCGTTCTTACTCCCCATCTTATGGCTGGAGGAGTATTGTATccgctagatctctggttagcaaatgactaattaaaagggtgggaacaggtTCATCTATTTCAGTATGAATGATCCTTAGATctcaaccactcgcccgagaccagcaacaAAAATCAAACAATCTGTTTTCGGAACTCACGGTTGACTCTCTTATTAATCCAGGTTCTAGGACTTGGAACTCACAAGCTATCGGGCCGTGGTGGACCCTTTGGATGCAAAGATCATTGAAAAGTATACCTCTGAGTAGATTTTGTATGGAAGACAAGGATGGATGAATTGTACTAAtaatggaaaatatacggtGAAATCAGGATATGAGGTGGAAAAGGTTTTACcaagataaataaaaacaaaccaGCTTTCTATGGTCCGACGGTGGATGGATTGAAGGCGTTTTGTTGACAAGTTAAGTGTCACCAAAGATGAAGCATTTTCTCTGGCAGATTGTATCAGGGTGTGTTGCggttaaaaaaaacttaaaacacgAGGGATGAAAGGGGAAATTAGCTGTGATAGATGTGGGAATATTGAGGAATCTTTGAATCATGTATTctttgaatgtcctccagcgATGCAAGTCTGGGCGTTATCAACGATACCAACAAATCCAGATGTTTTCCTACGGAATCATTGTTCACTAATAATCATTGTTCACTAATAtactatggtatatttggaaagtaAAGAACGATAAGGTCTTTAGTAATCTGGATATTGATGCTAGGGATACACTAAAGCTGGCTGAGACGGAATCTACTTTGTGGGCTGCGGCTCAAGATTTGAAGATAAGACAGCCTATGGCACCCCAAGTACATCAACCTGTCACTATCCCAGGGAGATGGTGTTTCACagatggttcgtggaaggatAATGAACTTTTTTCGGGACAAGGTTGGTTTAGTACCTTGGAAGGCTATGAGGGATTAATGGGGGCCCAAATGTTCGGGCAAGTATGTCACCCCTTCACTCGGAGGTGGAGgcattgatttgggcaatggaatgtatgagaaatttacgacagtttcaggttacgtttgcaacggattgttctcagttggtgaaaatggtttcggaaccagaggagtggccagcgtttgcaagttatttggagGATATTAAGAGTTTACAAAACAGTTTTCATagctcacagctcattcatgtaccacggaCGGCAAATTCAaaggcggatcgtttagcacgcagtgctagacaacaatcgtcttttgtagttcacatggatgcagagctatCAGTTTTGTGTGCacagtctatatgagtctgtatgttttgatgacaaaaaaaaaaacaaaaatttatcaCTAAAGCTCTTCAATAAAAGTTgaactagaccttgacccgcccgaTCGGGcaggtatttattttatgtttttatgtttttgtttatattaattatatgtatttgtaattataagtttaataaatattctgatataattttaaatatcgtaattaaaataatatagggatgggtcataattttttccaattccaaaatcttaatatctcttaaaacaaataaaataatttataaatacataaaatatataaaaatattttgaaatataatttctattaagataaattttgttaaagaaaaataatttgcaatgttgttgtttatttctatagcttgacccgtgaccgtataaatattttttccgtataaatatttactttcactttaaatttgttctttataataatgtgtatatatatatatatatattaaattaaatgtattacataattatggAAAGAGTTTATCTACTTGTTTATAGTATTAATGTacattaaatttaagattttatcatgaatttgttGTAGAATCAATTTAGGAAATTATgcattaaattaggaaaagacaaaatccttaaaattaggtttattaattacttcagtggcattaggttgtaaatattttaaaagttttaggGTTAATTTAaaagtgtacttctattttaataagatagatgttttttTTGCTTACCGAAAAAAATAGTGCTTTATtttaaccaaatttgaaagttgatgatttaaatgacatttttcccatatgaaattttatgtttatgcttcagcttcttttttaaaaaaaaaggaaattactaTATAAACACTACAAATGAATACGTTTATCAGTGGATGCAATATGTTAAAAGAAAGAGCTATTTAAGTGATTTCGTGTGGATTCTGATAttagtatataaaaaaataataataaaacaaagacaTCGAATTCTCACTTCTCAGGTTACAGTTTATCCTTCATTTTCAGAAgtctatatagttttttttgaacttaGAAGTCTATATAGTTCACTATCTTATTATGAGTTTCTCGAAGATTTGTAACGCAACAACGCCCTTTTGTCATTGCTTTCAATTGTTAAAATGTTAGATTTTAGGCCAGTTAGCTAACTAGAGTTATtgacaattttaaatttaatctttaACTGAAATAGTTTGAGAGAAACAGTAAAACAGGAAAATGGCTGGAAAAACAACTCAACATAAGGAACTGGCTTTACGGAAACAGTATTatcaagaaacaaagaaaatcatTAAGATATAGTCGATAGCATTATCTGATGTGGGATGCGTAGTAGCTGTTGTCACAGTAGGGGACTCGGGATATTCCTCACCCCATGGCACCTTTTGCTCACGATCGAgatatgatttgatttttagcTTTTGTTGTTTTACTTAGGAAATTCCAATACAAGTTTGTGAATACCTCTAACGTTTCTTTTGTTAATCAGTAAAGGTACAATAAAGACAAAGTTCATTTGATGGTTTAACGAAAATAATATGTTGTATTTGGTACTGATTAACAACTTAAGTACGTTGGTTAACAACTGTGATTTATTCCATTTGGTAATGGTTAATTTGTGTACCCAAAATGTTACATGTTCTGTATAGAAACAATTATGCTTTTTTTAAGCAtcaagacaaaaaaatattaaaatagaccATAACTTCAATCAGCTAAATTTTCTCGATAACGAGATTTAACCTATATAATTTCTAGAGATCGCAATATTCGAACGactacaaatttataaaaacatgtAGAACATTTGGTAGACACTGTTTACTTTGTGCAAATCTTTTGACTATCGGGGTTCCTATAAGTCAAAAAGTTTGGgaaataaatgaaattttaatttctaaaaccaTTATATAAACCATTTGCCATTCCACTTAAAAACAATCATCTCACAAACAGTCTCTAGCTATCAAAGTCCCAAAAATGGCGGGCTACAACCTCGAAGCAATCGAAGCAGCACCGTTAAAGGAAGATGTGGATATTGTGATCCCAACGATCAGGAGCCTTGACTTTCTGGAACAATGGAGGCCATTTCTCAAGCATTACCATTTGATCATTGTCCAAGATGGAGACCCTTCGATCAATATCCGAGTTCCAGAGGGTTATGACTATGAGCTCTACAACCGTAACGATATTAACAGGATCCTTGGTCCTAGAGCTAATTGTATTTCATACAAGGATGGTGGATGTCGTTGCTTTGGCTTCATGGTGTCCAAGAAGAAGTATATCTACACCATTGATGATGATTGTTTTGTAAGTCTCTTTTGCTATCCTCTCGTTATTAATAGAGTATATATCAGATTCCTTAATTCGATGAAATCCTTGAAAAAAAGGTGGCAAAGGATCCAAGTGGGAAAGAAATCAATGTGATAGCTCAACACATAAAGAACCTCGAGACACCTTCAACACCACACTACTTCAACACTCTCTATGACCCTTTTAGAGATGGAACTGACTTTGTGAGAGGATACCCTTTCAGTTTGAGGGAAGGTGTCACAACCGCCATCTCTCATGGCCTTTGGCTCAACATCCCTGATTACGATGCCCCGACCCAGCTCGTGAAGCCTCGTGAACGTAACATCAGGTCATAATATACAAATCAAGATCCTTGATTTAGTAGTTGTGGTACATTACAATGTCCAAAAATATTTCGATTCAGTTTGGTTATTATGTTATGAGTCTCTGACGTATTTTATAACTTGGATATAAACTCTACAATAGTCCTTGCAGGTATGTTGATGCAGTGATGACAATCCCAAAAGGTGTATTGTACCCAATGTGTGGCATGAATCTTGCTTTCAATAGAGAGCTTATTGGACCTGCTATGTACTTCGGCCTTATGGGTGAAGGCCAGCCCATTTCCCGGTACGATGACATGTGGGCTGGTTGGGCAGCTAAAGTGGTGTGTGACCACTTGGGCTTTGGGGTCAAAACCGGTCTGCCGTATGTGTGGCATAGCAAAGCGAGTAACCCGTTCGTGAACCTAAAGAAAGAGCACAAGGGACTTCATTGGCAAGAAGAGATGGTTCCTTTCTTCCAAAATCTTCGTCTCTCCAAAGAATCTGACACTGCCGCTAAATGCTATATGGAGTTGTCCAAGATGACAAAGGAGAAGCTTACTGAAGTTGATCCTTACTTTGAGAATTTGGCTGATGCAATGGTCGCTTGGATTGAGGCGTGGGAGGAGCTTAACCCGCCAGTTGATGGAAAAGATGTCAAGGCTAAGTGATAAAAATTGAAGATGATGAGTGATTCCTGCTGTTATTGCATGAATAATTACGTTTAAGTTTATTATTGtgtggatttttatttatatattttcgttttggAAGTGTGCTTCGTACAATAAGTTGTGTGATTGTTCTTTTTGTCATTTGTAAAAGAATTCTTTGTGTGATTGTTGCGTA
This genomic stretch from Raphanus sativus cultivar WK10039 chromosome 3, ASM80110v3, whole genome shotgun sequence harbors:
- the LOC108846728 gene encoding probable UDP-arabinopyranose mutase 4 isoform X1; translated protein: MAGYNLEAIEAAPLKEDVDIVIPTIRSLDFLEQWRPFLKHYHLIIVQDGDPSINIRVPEGYDYELYNRNDINRILGPRANCISYKDGGCRCFGFMVSKKKYIYTIDDDCFVAKDPSGKEINVIAQHIKNLETPSTPHYFNTLYDPFRDGTDFVRGYPFSLREGVTTAISHGLWLNIPDYDAPTQLVKPRERNIRYVDAVMTIPKGVLYPMCGMNLAFNRELIGPAMYFGLMGEGQPISRYDDMWAGWAAKVVCDHLGFGVKTGLPYVWHSKASNPFVNLKKEHKGLHWQEEMVPFFQNLRLSKESDTAAKCYMELSKMTKEKLTEVDPYFENLADAMVAWIEAWEELNPPVDGKDVKAK
- the LOC108846728 gene encoding probable UDP-arabinopyranose mutase 4 isoform X2, with amino-acid sequence MNQLFSSIEAAPLKEDVDIVIPTIRSLDFLEQWRPFLKHYHLIIVQDGDPSINIRVPEGYDYELYNRNDINRILGPRANCISYKDGGCRCFGFMVSKKKYIYTIDDDCFVAKDPSGKEINVIAQHIKNLETPSTPHYFNTLYDPFRDGTDFVRGYPFSLREGVTTAISHGLWLNIPDYDAPTQLVKPRERNIRYVDAVMTIPKGVLYPMCGMNLAFNRELIGPAMYFGLMGEGQPISRYDDMWAGWAAKVVCDHLGFGVKTGLPYVWHSKASNPFVNLKKEHKGLHWQEEMVPFFQNLRLSKESDTAAKCYMELSKMTKEKLTEVDPYFENLADAMVAWIEAWEELNPPVDGKDVKAK